TTCAGCGCATCGATTACCAGGTGGAAGCCGTCGGTCGTCTCGCGGGCCGGCGCGTCGTCCGTCATGTTCTTGAGGGCCCGCGCGACCAGCTCGTCGGCGGTCGAGTCGGCCTGCTTGGCGGTGCTGACTGAGGACATGTCTCTCCTTGTGCTTGGGTATGAATGGCCAGGGGCCGAGCCACGACTATGATTCGAGGCCAAGCTGCAGCCGTTGACCTTGGTCAACTTTCCGGAAAACGACACCGGCTCGATGAACCGGCGGTCGTCGCGATATCGAGCAAGACGGGACCCATGACCCTGTTGGAAAACCACCCGGAGAAAAACATCATTCGTGCCCAACTCCGGCAGAACATCCTTCTCAAGGAACTGAGCGAGGGTGACCGCGCCGAGCTGGAGTCCCACCTTGCCGTGGTGGACGGAAACAAGGGCGACTTCCTGCTGCACCAGGGCGTGCGCGAGATGGAGCAGTACTTCATCCTCGACGGCATCCTCAAGCGGGTGGTGAGCAATCCGGCGGGCAAGGAAATGATCCTGCGCTTCGCCGACGAGAACGACATGGAGACCAGCTACGCCGCCCTGCGGCTGGGCACGCCGACGCCGTACGGCATCGTCTGCGTGACCAAGGCGCGGGTTGCCAGCCTGCCGCTGAAGGAGTGGATTGCCTTTCTCAACCGCCACCCCGACACGAAGGAGCTGTTCGAGTTCAGCGTGATGCGCGGGATGAGCGAGATCATGGCGCACACCATCACGCTGCACCTGCTGGACGCGCCGGGCCGCGTGCACCGCTTCATGCGCAAGCATCCGGAACTGGTGGATCGGATTCCGAGCAAGGAACTGGCCTCCTATCTCAATCTGTCGGCGGAGACGCTCAGCCGGTTGAAGAAGCGCGGAAAGATCTGACTCAGGTCTGCTTGGCCGAGGCGAAGCGGCGCGTGCCGGTCATCAGTCGCAGTTCGTTGGTCACGCCCGAGACACCAGGCACCGCGATGGCCACGTGCTCGGCCTGCTCGCGCTCCTCGGCGTCGAGGACGATGCCGCGCAGCTTCACATCGCCCTGCTTGGCCTGGATGGTGATGCTGATGTCGCGCGTCTCCTCGTGCTCCTTGAGCGCCGCGCGCACGCGCGCCTCGAGTGCCATGTTGGCCAGCAGGGCGCGCGACTCGGATGTCTCGGCGAATTCCGGGCGTTGCGTCATCAGGCGGATCAGCTCCACGCAGCTGTCGACCGAGACGCGATCGGTGTTGAGCACCAGGTCGTAGAGCACCGGGTCGCCCCAGGTCACGCCGAACTGCTCGTGCATGCGCGAGGCGTGCGCGTGGTCGCTGCGCCGGATCTCGGCCTCGGCGAACTCGGCATCATC
Above is a window of Variovorax sp. RA8 DNA encoding:
- a CDS encoding Crp/Fnr family transcriptional regulator encodes the protein MTLLENHPEKNIIRAQLRQNILLKELSEGDRAELESHLAVVDGNKGDFLLHQGVREMEQYFILDGILKRVVSNPAGKEMILRFADENDMETSYAALRLGTPTPYGIVCVTKARVASLPLKEWIAFLNRHPDTKELFEFSVMRGMSEIMAHTITLHLLDAPGRVHRFMRKHPELVDRIPSKELASYLNLSAETLSRLKKRGKI
- a CDS encoding cytidylate kinase family protein, with product MPVIAMTQEMGSLAKDVSLQLAGALGLAVMRHEAIERVADRAQVSTSLIGRLRDGKAGLVERLTTDRRSVALYTAEEVFSLADGGNVVLRGWGATCLLRPVPHVLCVRVTRSLRKRIEWLMAHLGTDDAEFAEAEIRRSDHAHASRMHEQFGVTWGDPVLYDLVLNTDRVSVDSCVELIRLMTQRPEFAETSESRALLANMALEARVRAALKEHEETRDISITIQAKQGDVKLRGIVLDAEEREQAEHVAIAVPGVSGVTNELRLMTGTRRFASAKQT